AGATGTAGAGCCGAATAATTAAATCCCTAGTCAAAAATTTACTTACTATAAAGAAAACCAAACCAAAACTCCCTGCCTGGTTTGTCCAACCGATGAACAATTAATATTGTGCAAAGATCTCTGCTGCTTGGTCCAAATTTCCAATTCCTCCTGGGACTCCCCCCAATGGGTTTGCGTCAGAATCCCAAACAGAGGTTAGGTTCTCCCAGTGTCCAGGTACTAACTGAAGCTGTGGATTTGTTTGGCTATTGAAAACCAGGTCGACGCTCGCATTATTTCCTGTtcgaaaattattattattattgctatgcATTATGTCATGTTGGTGCATACAGTCATCTTGCATATGAAATTGTTGAAACTCATTGTTTGGCACGTCATTTGCGATGACATTGAGTGCAGGATTTGCCATGTGGTTCCCAAGAATTCCTATCTCTTCTTGCAGATTGGCCACCTGCAATGAAGGGGAAAAACGCATTCAGATTTGGGAATTGCTTCTGTGAATGTATAAAGCAGGGATATTGAATTTGGAAGCTTCAGCACAATTTTATATCCGCAAAATTTCAAATCTAAAACGTCCAATATTATGTTCATAAAGTTATAATACTCATAAAATTTCAAGTCCACtaatttaagaagaagaaaaaaaaatagagctTTAAGATGTGGTTATATAAACGGAACCTGCTGTTGGAGGGCAAAGATATGCGCTACACAACCACGGATAGGATCCCGGATCCGTGCCAGTGCTTCATAGGAAATGGTAACTGCAGCTTCGCGTCTGCTTTGCACCGGAAGGCGCAACAGTAGTTTTGACACATTGCTGGCGCCAAACACCTTGTGCACTGCTGCAAAATGGCTGGAAGCTTGTTCATAAGAGAAGCAAGGAGCAAACACGCAATCATTCGCACACTTTCTCCTCAAGAACTTGCAAGCTCCACAGGAAGAAGACCCAGAACCTGTCATTGTCCTAGCCTTTTGGTTTTCCATCTCAGTAGCTCGAACTTGCCCTGATTTGTTTTTGGAGAAAGAAGTTGAGATATGCTCTCTTTATATGAGCATCACTTGAGAACAAAGACTCTGGAGGTTCTGCTTTTGTTATGGGCATCGGACATTCTGATCACTTTAGTAAAAAGAGTGCTCTTCTGGGTCTCCTTCATGGCCTACAAATGGCATTCCCAATTGAGAAAGGTTACCCAATTGGGAAAGTGCTCTATTCATTGGGATTCTTTAGAAGCAGAAGTATGCTTGGGTGAAAGGTCTTGTCATCAATATCATTCCTTGGTcctaaaaatgacaataatagtaGTCGTGTGGGCAACCAGGTGCAGAATATATGAAGTCAtgtattgaaattttgaaatgggCAATTATGGGTCTCACTACCTTTACACAGCTAGCATCGGTTCATCAACCAAAAGCAAAAACAGAAAGGATAGCACCAGCTCACTGCTCCAGACTCAAGTACCGGATCACGATAAGCGTGTAGCCAGTATTTTATATTTTAGTCAATACCAAGTGACAGAATGATGCATGGCGGCCTCAAACATGCCCCTTTAAATAAGGAGAAACAGAAACTCATGCCCATTTTATTATGTGCATATAATACTTCCTTAGAAACAGTTTTACCTCTTGATCATAGATTATCTAGGTTATGTTTGGGAGAATGAATTTCaaattatatgatttatatttgtataaatttagaTTCAGTATAATTTTATCTCACATTTTATTTAAATCCTCACAAATCCCTATTAAagtccaaattcaaaatttcccGAAGTATTAGTGAGGAAGCCTACACCTAGTAAGCTTTCAAATCAACCAAATATTCTTCTTATTTCCAATATTAAGAGACTTGGagttcaataataataaataaataaataaaatagcattatatttttttataataatttaaaatttttaactcaTAGCTTGTTCTGCAAATGAGATTGCTTTTTTAATAATATGCAAGTTCACAGCTTGGGGATTTGAAGTGAAGTGCATGGCAATTGGCTGCTGGCCACTAAGCTATTTTATTGCACTAATGCCAGCTAATGCATGTCCTGATGGCTAGAACTTAGTTCTTATGCAGTGTTTAACAGATCCTGGAGGCATAAAGAATGGGGGGGAATAAAGCACCATGAGAACTGAACCACCTCACAAACAAGAATACGTGCAAATAGTCCAACAAAGCACAcgtgtatgtgtgcatgtgcaATTTCACGAGCTAAAATAAACCAAACTTCATGTAAGTTAAAGAAGATGGCAATGCTTTTACCTaatgaaaaaaaatggaaattggaTTTACTGAAATGGAGGACATGCAAAAGGGCCAGCCTTCGTAGAGGGATCCGGGTCAAAAGAAAACAATACTTTTATCTCTTTTAAGGAAAAATTCCTTGAGTATACTCATCATTCCATGTGGAAGTATGGCCCTCAATTCAAATTATGCGGCCATATGATTGTACGTCTCACATAAATAAAGCCCCCCAAACTTCAAGTGAAACACCTCAAATAAAGGTT
This region of Malania oleifera isolate guangnan ecotype guangnan chromosome 10, ASM2987363v1, whole genome shotgun sequence genomic DNA includes:
- the LOC131165994 gene encoding LOB domain-containing protein 33-like — protein: MTGSGSSSCGACKFLRRKCANDCVFAPCFSYEQASSHFAAVHKVFGASNVSKLLLRLPVQSRREAAVTISYEALARIRDPIRGCVAHIFALQQQVANLQEEIGILGNHMANPALNVIANDVPNNEFQQFHMQDDCMHQHDIMHSNNNNNFRTGNNASVDLVFNSQTNPQLQLVPGHWENLTSVWDSDANPLGGVPGGIGNLDQAAEIFAQY